One Nitrospira sp. DNA window includes the following coding sequences:
- the gcvT gene encoding glycine cleavage system aminomethyltransferase GcvT has protein sequence MKQTPLIDAHRRAQGKLVDFAGWEMPIHYSGVVDEYQTVRHHAGLFDVSHMGRISVTGPGSLAFLQRVTTNDVSILSVRQSQYSMVCTPDGGIQDDVFIYHVKPYEFLVCVNASNREKIVAWLHDKVAQAQGCKVQDQSEMLAQIAIQGPASRDILTAAGIGDITSLKVRHCLDTTFCGHHTLVTRTGYTGELGYELYLPAEAAVAAWDRLLEAGHPLGIKPAGLGARDLLRLEMGYLLYGNDMNEETTPIEAGAEWVVKFDKGDFIGRAKLSAQHTDGPPRRLVAFELVEKGVPRHGFRILNPDKPQTVIGEVTSGNLSPILQKGIGMGYVTPAAAQPGSSILIDIRGKACPAIVVKPPFYKRAPGNS, from the coding sequence ATGAAACAGACGCCACTGATCGATGCGCACCGACGGGCGCAGGGAAAGCTGGTCGATTTTGCCGGATGGGAAATGCCCATCCACTACTCCGGCGTGGTCGATGAATATCAAACCGTACGCCATCATGCGGGGCTGTTTGACGTCAGCCATATGGGTCGAATCAGCGTGACAGGCCCGGGCTCATTGGCGTTCTTGCAGCGCGTGACGACGAACGACGTCTCCATACTCTCCGTTCGGCAATCGCAGTACTCCATGGTCTGCACGCCGGATGGCGGGATTCAAGATGATGTCTTTATCTACCACGTGAAGCCCTATGAATTTCTCGTGTGCGTCAATGCATCGAATCGGGAGAAGATCGTCGCCTGGCTGCACGACAAGGTCGCTCAGGCCCAAGGATGTAAGGTTCAAGACCAGTCTGAGATGCTTGCACAGATTGCCATCCAAGGCCCTGCCTCGCGAGACATTCTCACCGCCGCCGGCATAGGTGACATCACCAGCCTGAAAGTGCGGCACTGCCTGGATACCACCTTCTGTGGACACCACACGCTGGTCACACGAACCGGATACACGGGTGAACTGGGATACGAGTTGTACCTCCCTGCGGAGGCCGCGGTAGCAGCCTGGGATCGCCTCCTTGAGGCGGGGCATCCGCTGGGGATCAAACCGGCAGGACTCGGAGCGCGTGACCTCTTGCGACTCGAAATGGGTTACCTGCTCTACGGCAACGACATGAACGAAGAGACGACTCCGATCGAAGCCGGTGCGGAGTGGGTCGTGAAGTTCGATAAGGGCGACTTCATCGGCCGCGCCAAGTTGTCGGCTCAGCATACCGACGGACCGCCGCGACGGTTGGTGGCCTTTGAATTGGTCGAAAAGGGTGTCCCTCGGCACGGGTTTCGAATCCTGAACCCGGACAAGCCGCAGACGGTGATCGGGGAAGTCACCAGCGGAAACTTGTCCCCCATTCTGCAAAAAGGCATCGGCATGGGCTACGTCACACCCGCCGCCGCCCAACCAGGATCATCGATCCTGATTGATATTCGCGGCAAGGCATGTCCGGCGATCGTGGTGAAGCCGCCCTTTTACAAACGCGCGCCAGGAAACTCCTAG
- a CDS encoding NUDIX hydrolase: MVKPIYQGKVVTLNVDTVRLPNGHTIDLEVIRHPGAAAVVPLKDDGTVVLIRQFRHAANGFIYEIPAGKLHPKEDPLDCAARELEEEIGYKAGRFELLSSIFTAPGFADEVIHVYVATALTRGTQNLDEDEVLEVVEMPLREAIARIEDGTIRDAKTIVGLQAVYIRQNHNR; the protein is encoded by the coding sequence ATGGTCAAACCCATTTATCAAGGCAAGGTCGTCACGCTCAATGTGGATACGGTACGCCTGCCCAATGGCCACACCATCGATCTCGAGGTCATCCGCCACCCCGGGGCCGCCGCCGTCGTACCTCTGAAAGACGATGGAACGGTCGTGCTGATTCGCCAGTTCCGCCATGCCGCAAACGGCTTCATTTACGAAATTCCTGCGGGAAAACTCCATCCCAAGGAAGACCCGCTGGACTGTGCCGCCCGTGAACTGGAAGAAGAAATCGGGTACAAGGCCGGACGTTTCGAGTTGCTGTCGAGCATTTTTACGGCGCCGGGTTTCGCCGACGAAGTCATTCACGTGTATGTCGCGACCGCCTTGACACGTGGCACCCAAAATCTGGACGAGGATGAAGTACTGGAAGTAGTAGAAATGCCCCTACGTGAGGCTATCGCAAGAATCGAAGATGGGACGATTCGAGACGCGAAGACGATCGTCGGTCTACAAGCGGTCTATATTCGGCAGAACCACAACCGGTAA